Proteins found in one Pseudomonas sp. P8_241 genomic segment:
- a CDS encoding sigma-70 family RNA polymerase sigma factor codes for MTLKLPRRHGFFEHYEELVGTWTRRLRNRQQAEDLAHDTFVRVLESDSAKVEQPRAYLHQTARNIAVDGYRREDRRGAMESEAIDLSESPNGDPEHFMQAIQLADSIERALTELPVNCRKVFVWQKIEGLTQAEIAERLGLSKNMVEKYMIRTLRHLRDRLEGLQS; via the coding sequence ATGACCCTCAAGTTGCCCCGCAGACACGGCTTTTTCGAGCATTACGAAGAGTTGGTTGGCACCTGGACCCGTCGACTGAGAAATCGTCAGCAGGCCGAGGACCTGGCCCACGACACCTTCGTGCGTGTGCTCGAGTCGGATTCGGCGAAGGTGGAGCAACCACGGGCGTATCTGCACCAGACCGCGCGCAATATCGCGGTCGATGGTTATCGGCGCGAGGATCGACGGGGCGCCATGGAGTCCGAGGCGATTGATCTCAGTGAGTCGCCCAACGGCGACCCGGAGCATTTCATGCAGGCGATCCAGTTGGCCGACTCCATCGAACGGGCGCTCACCGAGCTGCCGGTCAATTGCCGCAAGGTGTTTGTCTGGCAGAAAATCGAAGGCCTGACCCAGGCTGAAATCGCCGAACGCCTGGGACTGTCAAAGAACATGGTGGAAAAGTATATGATCCGCACGCTGCGGCATCTGCGCGACCGCCTTGAAGGACTGCAATCATGA
- a CDS encoding FecR family protein yields MMDTRDCACGKTTVRDEAAQWFVRLQEPVVDVDMRRRFQDWLDEHPQHRTEFDLLQGLWKAADLVPAARLRALCEPPPERRQRRPVLRYAVAASVLAVALGLGLFSGLNRPTPYTAEFSTALGERRQVALPDGSVVDLDSRSRIQVRFEEDRRSVELAEGEAMFSVQHDTSRPFVVEAGSGKVTVTGTRFDVRRGNSDTRVVVEQGTVKVQGREAADSDFINLTAGLGTHVDTQGKVAAAYAVNPAELTAWRSGKLVFNNASLADVVEQVSRYRQKPLKVGNPAVGNLRLTSVFKSDNTDALLKALPNILPVAVHTLDDGSQEIISK; encoded by the coding sequence ATGATGGATACTCGTGATTGTGCGTGCGGGAAAACAACGGTTCGCGATGAGGCGGCGCAGTGGTTTGTGCGGTTGCAGGAGCCTGTCGTCGATGTCGATATGCGCCGCCGGTTCCAGGACTGGCTGGACGAACATCCCCAGCACCGAACCGAATTCGATCTGCTCCAGGGTTTGTGGAAAGCCGCCGACCTGGTGCCGGCCGCGCGGTTGCGGGCTTTGTGTGAACCGCCGCCGGAGCGTCGCCAGCGTCGTCCAGTGTTGCGTTACGCGGTGGCGGCGAGTGTTTTGGCTGTGGCCCTCGGGCTGGGGTTGTTCAGTGGATTGAATCGCCCAACCCCTTACACCGCCGAGTTTTCCACAGCCTTGGGCGAGCGGCGTCAAGTGGCATTGCCGGATGGCTCGGTGGTCGACCTCGACAGCCGCAGCCGGATTCAGGTGCGCTTTGAAGAGGATCGTCGCAGCGTCGAGTTGGCCGAAGGCGAAGCGATGTTCAGCGTTCAGCACGACACCAGCCGGCCCTTTGTGGTCGAGGCCGGGAGCGGCAAGGTCACGGTCACCGGTACGCGCTTCGATGTGCGCCGAGGCAACAGCGATACCCGGGTTGTCGTGGAGCAGGGCACCGTCAAGGTTCAGGGACGTGAAGCCGCCGACAGTGATTTCATCAATCTCACTGCAGGCCTTGGCACCCATGTCGACACCCAAGGCAAGGTCGCGGCCGCTTACGCGGTCAACCCGGCCGAACTCACGGCCTGGCGCAGCGGCAAACTGGTGTTCAACAACGCCAGCCTGGCCGACGTCGTGGAGCAGGTCTCGCGTTATCGCCAGAAGCCACTGAAGGTCGGCAACCCGGCGGTGGGCAATCTGCGCCTGACCAGCGTGTTCAAATCCGACAACACCGACGCGCTGCTCAAAGCCTTGCCGAACATCCTGCCGGTGGCCGTGCACACCCTCGATGACGGCAGCCAGGAAATAATCTCAAAATAA
- a CDS encoding TonB-dependent siderophore receptor → MKKSTAKNNKPTWLPLALALAVNFALPQAHAGEAIHIAAQPLGQALSQLGQQTSLQVFFSPDLVAGKQAPAVDGNISPEEALRQLLQGSGLQYQIDEGSVTLMPVTTSAANGPLELGVTDIKVVGDWLGDADAAVVQNHPGARTVIRREAMVEQGAMNVGDVLKRVPGVQVQDANGTGGSDISLNVGVRGLTSRLSPRSTVLIDGIPAAFAPYGQPQLSMAPISSGNLDSIDVVRGAGSVRYGPQNVGGVINFVTRAIPQQASAEIGTTMETSQHGGWKHIDTAFMGGTADNGMGVALLYSGVNGNGYRESNNGNDIDDVILKTHWAPTDYDDFSLNFHYYDAKADMPGGLTQAQYDADPFQSVRDYDNFSGRRKDVSFKWTRQIDDRTQAEVLTYYTDSFRGSTIAARDLKTLSSYPRTYYTFGIEPRVSHIFDVGPTTQEVSVGYRYLKEGMHEEASRVALVNNEPVVRPGSDGHVYQDRTGGTEANSIYIDNKIDVGNWTVTPGIRFEHISTDWHERPVLDTAGKPVQEKKRSIESNEPLPALSVMYHMSEAWKLFANYETSFGALQYFQLGQGGIGDNTANGLEPEKAKTYEIGTRYNDDVWGGEVTLFYIDFDDELQYISNDVGWTNLGATKHQGIEASVHYDMAALNPMLDGLTANAGFTYTRATYEGDIPGFKGRDLPFYSRQVATAGLRYDINRWTYNLDAFAQSKQRSPGTGVNADGSFNGNYITEGTADGQFGDIPGYVLWNARAGYDFGPQVSNLKLGAGVKNIFDKQYFTRSSDNNSGMYVGAPRTFFVQASVGF, encoded by the coding sequence GTGAAGAAATCCACCGCTAAAAACAACAAACCCACCTGGTTGCCCTTGGCCCTTGCGCTGGCGGTCAACTTCGCGCTGCCTCAGGCCCATGCTGGCGAAGCGATCCACATTGCGGCGCAACCGCTGGGGCAGGCCTTGAGCCAGTTGGGCCAGCAGACTTCGCTACAGGTGTTTTTCAGCCCTGATCTGGTGGCCGGCAAGCAGGCGCCGGCGGTGGACGGCAATATTTCTCCGGAAGAAGCGCTGCGTCAGCTGCTGCAAGGCAGCGGATTGCAATACCAGATCGATGAAGGCTCAGTGACTTTGATGCCGGTAACGACCTCGGCGGCCAACGGTCCACTGGAACTGGGCGTGACTGACATCAAAGTGGTTGGTGACTGGCTCGGCGATGCCGATGCCGCTGTGGTGCAAAACCATCCGGGCGCACGGACGGTGATTCGCCGCGAGGCCATGGTCGAGCAGGGCGCGATGAACGTCGGCGACGTGCTCAAGCGCGTTCCGGGCGTGCAGGTGCAGGACGCCAACGGCACCGGTGGCAGCGACATTTCCCTGAACGTGGGCGTGCGCGGCCTGACGTCGCGCCTGTCGCCACGCTCCACCGTGCTGATCGACGGCATCCCGGCGGCGTTTGCGCCTTACGGCCAGCCGCAACTGTCCATGGCGCCGATTTCCTCGGGTAACCTCGACAGCATCGACGTGGTACGTGGCGCCGGCTCCGTGCGCTACGGGCCACAGAACGTTGGCGGCGTGATCAACTTCGTGACCCGTGCGATTCCGCAGCAAGCTTCTGCGGAAATCGGCACCACAATGGAAACCTCCCAGCACGGAGGCTGGAAGCACATCGACACCGCGTTCATGGGCGGCACCGCCGACAACGGCATGGGGGTGGCGCTGTTGTACTCAGGCGTGAACGGCAACGGCTACCGTGAAAGCAACAACGGCAACGACATCGACGACGTGATCCTCAAGACCCACTGGGCGCCCACTGATTACGACGACTTCAGCCTCAATTTCCACTACTACGACGCCAAGGCCGACATGCCCGGCGGCCTGACGCAGGCGCAGTACGACGCCGACCCGTTCCAGTCCGTGCGCGACTACGACAATTTCAGCGGCCGCCGCAAGGATGTGTCGTTCAAGTGGACGCGGCAGATCGATGATCGCACCCAGGCCGAAGTGCTGACTTACTACACCGACAGCTTTCGCGGCAGCACCATCGCCGCCCGTGACCTGAAGACCCTCAGTTCTTACCCGCGCACCTATTACACCTTCGGTATCGAGCCTCGCGTGTCGCACATTTTTGACGTGGGCCCGACCACCCAGGAAGTCAGCGTCGGTTATCGCTATTTGAAAGAGGGCATGCACGAGGAGGCCAGCCGTGTGGCACTGGTCAACAACGAGCCCGTCGTGCGTCCGGGTTCGGACGGCCATGTCTATCAGGACCGCACAGGGGGCACCGAGGCCAATTCGATCTACATCGACAACAAGATCGACGTGGGCAACTGGACTGTTACGCCGGGTATTCGCTTCGAGCACATCAGCACCGACTGGCATGAGCGTCCGGTGCTCGACACCGCCGGAAAACCGGTGCAGGAGAAGAAGCGCAGCATCGAAAGCAACGAGCCACTGCCAGCCCTGAGCGTGATGTATCACATGTCCGAGGCCTGGAAACTTTTCGCCAATTACGAGACTTCGTTCGGCGCCCTGCAGTATTTCCAGTTGGGTCAGGGCGGTATCGGCGACAACACGGCTAACGGCCTGGAGCCGGAAAAGGCCAAGACCTATGAAATCGGTACGCGCTACAACGATGACGTGTGGGGCGGCGAAGTGACGCTGTTCTACATCGACTTTGACGACGAGCTGCAATACATCAGCAACGACGTGGGCTGGACCAACCTGGGCGCGACCAAGCACCAAGGCATTGAAGCGTCCGTGCATTACGACATGGCCGCGCTGAACCCGATGCTGGACGGCCTCACCGCCAATGCCGGTTTCACCTACACCCGCGCCACCTACGAAGGCGATATTCCGGGCTTCAAGGGCCGTGACCTGCCGTTTTACTCCCGGCAAGTGGCCACCGCAGGCCTGCGCTACGACATCAACCGCTGGACCTACAACCTTGATGCATTCGCTCAGTCCAAGCAGCGCTCGCCGGGCACCGGCGTGAACGCTGACGGCAGCTTCAATGGGAACTACATCACCGAAGGCACGGCTGACGGTCAATTCGGCGACATCCCGGGGTACGTGCTCTGGAACGCCCGGGCCGGCTATGACTTCGGCCCGCAGGTGTCGAACCTGAAACTCGGCGCGGGTGTGAAGAATATCTTCGACAAGCAGTACTTCACCCGCTCCAGCGACAACAACTCGGGCATGTACGTCGGCGCGCCGCGCACGTTCTTTGTGCAGGCCAGTGTCGGATTCTAA
- a CDS encoding MFS transporter, which translates to MTSLNTQTTFVPGRLEQMSTRIAFFIAGFGIAAWAPLVPYAKTRAALDEGTLGLLLLCLGVGSILAMPLAGILATRFGCRRVATGGTLLICAALPLLATVSSIPALIAALFMFGAGLGTVDSTVNLQAVIVERASGKNMMSGFHGLFSLGGIVGAAGVSALLGLGLSPLGATLVVIVVLLIALTKAVPHMLPYGSESSGPAFAVPHGIVLFIGGMCFIVFLAEGAALDWSAVFLAQERGIDTAYAGLGYAAFALTMTAGRLTGDKIVRRLGATRVMVFGGLIAAAGLLLATFTPNWEAALVGYALLGAGCSNIVPVLYTAVGKQTVMPESIAVPAITTLGYAGILAGPALIGFIAHGSSLSFAFALMALLLVAVAVGGKVLKV; encoded by the coding sequence ATGACCAGCCTCAACACCCAGACCACATTCGTTCCCGGGCGCCTGGAACAGATGTCCACGCGCATCGCGTTTTTTATCGCCGGGTTCGGTATCGCCGCGTGGGCGCCGCTGGTGCCTTATGCCAAGACCCGGGCCGCACTGGATGAAGGCACCCTGGGGCTGTTGCTGTTGTGCCTTGGCGTGGGTTCGATTCTGGCAATGCCGCTGGCCGGAATCCTCGCGACGCGCTTCGGCTGTCGGCGGGTGGCGACCGGTGGAACATTGCTGATCTGCGCCGCACTGCCACTGCTGGCGACGGTGTCGTCGATTCCGGCATTGATCGCGGCGCTGTTCATGTTCGGCGCGGGACTCGGCACGGTGGATTCTACGGTCAACCTGCAAGCGGTGATCGTCGAGCGCGCCAGTGGCAAGAACATGATGTCGGGCTTCCATGGCTTGTTCAGCCTGGGCGGGATCGTCGGCGCTGCGGGCGTCAGCGCCCTGCTCGGCCTCGGCCTTTCACCGCTGGGCGCAACGCTGGTGGTGATCGTGGTGTTGCTGATCGCGCTGACCAAAGCGGTCCCGCACATGCTGCCCTATGGCAGCGAAAGCTCGGGGCCGGCATTTGCCGTTCCCCACGGGATCGTGCTGTTTATCGGCGGGATGTGCTTCATCGTGTTCCTTGCCGAAGGCGCGGCACTGGACTGGAGTGCGGTGTTCCTGGCGCAGGAACGCGGCATCGACACCGCTTATGCGGGGCTGGGTTACGCGGCGTTTGCCCTGACCATGACCGCCGGGCGTTTAACCGGAGACAAGATCGTGCGACGCCTGGGCGCGACGCGGGTGATGGTGTTCGGGGGGTTGATTGCTGCGGCAGGACTGCTGTTGGCCACCTTCACGCCGAACTGGGAAGCCGCTCTGGTGGGTTATGCACTGCTGGGGGCCGGCTGCTCGAACATTGTGCCGGTGCTGTACACGGCCGTGGGCAAACAGACCGTCATGCCTGAGAGCATTGCCGTGCCAGCCATTACTACGCTGGGTTATGCAGGCATTCTGGCGGGGCCGGCGCTGATCGGCTTCATCGCCCATGGCAGCAGCTTGAGTTTTGCCTTTGCCTTGATGGCGTTGTTGTTGGTGGCGGTGGCGGTTGGCGGGAAGGTGTTGAAAGTCTGA